A portion of the Paenibacillus marchantiae genome contains these proteins:
- a CDS encoding DUF6359 domain-containing protein, with product MMATALLQPGSQGPVQAAAAPITVSQAIAAQSGGATATVEGYIVGHATGSLTAKFTSPYANDFNFLIADSATEKTNAKLLDVQIPASYRSQYGLATNPNLVGQKVIITGTLGAYNSYAGVKNPTSIALSSGTTNPDPDPSTTLPDGTGKKVLFDNTHAQTAGAADWVIDGAFSDFANGLRNAGFTVDQLDRSIPYTFGEQAITFNKLKDYDVFVIGEANVPFKATEQAALLQYVQNGGSVFFIADHYNADRNKNRWDSSEVFNGYRRGAFLNPAKGMSSAEAESPAMQGVTSSDWLASNFGIRFRYNALGDVNATDIVAPSQSFGITTGVSAVAMHAGSTLAIIDPNKAKGLVYVPSGVSKWGNAVDQGVYNGGGRAEGAYAAIAKIGGGKAAFIGDSSPVEDATPKYLREETGAAKTTYDGFKEVNDGVFLVNTVKWLAVKESYTSLSQVSGLTLDTPTSLLAIEAPASSTEPQTEPWATPAAGYKWYDPTTFKAGSYGKAQ from the coding sequence ATGATGGCGACGGCATTGCTTCAACCTGGTTCACAAGGTCCGGTACAGGCCGCTGCAGCACCTATTACGGTATCGCAGGCCATCGCTGCCCAGAGTGGCGGAGCAACGGCAACGGTGGAAGGATATATTGTTGGACATGCCACCGGTTCGCTTACAGCCAAGTTTACATCTCCTTACGCCAATGATTTTAACTTCCTGATTGCAGATTCAGCGACAGAGAAGACTAACGCGAAACTGCTCGACGTGCAGATTCCAGCGTCGTACCGCTCGCAATATGGACTGGCTACCAACCCGAATCTTGTGGGGCAGAAGGTTATCATAACCGGAACACTTGGCGCATATAACAGTTATGCCGGAGTTAAGAATCCTACCTCAATCGCACTCTCCTCTGGAACAACCAATCCTGATCCTGATCCAAGCACAACGCTGCCGGATGGTACAGGGAAGAAAGTATTATTCGATAACACGCATGCTCAGACAGCCGGGGCTGCGGACTGGGTTATTGATGGGGCATTTTCGGACTTTGCGAATGGTTTGCGAAACGCGGGCTTTACCGTGGATCAGCTGGATCGCAGCATCCCGTATACCTTCGGTGAGCAAGCCATCACCTTTAATAAATTGAAAGATTATGATGTCTTCGTTATCGGCGAAGCGAACGTGCCTTTCAAAGCGACAGAGCAGGCTGCACTGCTGCAATATGTACAGAATGGTGGCAGTGTCTTCTTCATTGCCGACCACTACAACGCAGACCGGAACAAAAACCGTTGGGATTCCTCCGAAGTATTCAACGGCTATCGCCGTGGTGCATTCTTGAATCCGGCCAAAGGCATGTCGTCAGCAGAAGCCGAGTCTCCAGCCATGCAAGGTGTGACCAGTTCCGACTGGTTGGCATCCAACTTCGGTATTCGTTTCCGCTACAACGCACTGGGAGATGTTAATGCAACCGATATCGTCGCACCTTCGCAGTCGTTCGGCATTACAACCGGCGTAAGCGCAGTAGCCATGCATGCTGGTTCCACGCTTGCCATTATTGACCCGAACAAAGCCAAAGGTCTGGTGTATGTACCTAGTGGGGTTTCCAAATGGGGCAACGCGGTAGATCAGGGCGTATACAATGGCGGCGGACGAGCTGAAGGAGCCTACGCAGCGATCGCCAAGATCGGAGGAGGTAAAGCAGCATTTATCGGCGACTCCTCACCTGTTGAGGATGCTACTCCAAAATATTTACGTGAAGAAACAGGTGCTGCCAAAACAACGTATGATGGCTTCAAAGAAGTGAATGACGGTGTATTCCTTGTGAATACAGTGAAATGGCTTGCAGTAAAAGAAAGCTACACAAGTCTGTCTCAGGTGTCTGGACTGACATTGGATACGCCGACAAGTCTGCTTGCAATTGAAGCGCCGGCTTCTTCCACCGAGCCGCAAACCGAACCATGGGCTACACCGGCTGCAGGCTACAAATGGTACGATCCTACAACGTTTAAGGCAGGATCGTACGGCAAAGCGCAGTAA
- a CDS encoding response regulator — protein MIQLLVVDDHVVVRSGLIALLDGKNDIHIVGDAADGDEAIAKAQELKPDVVLMDFSMPPGKDGLTATAELKKLMPDVSILILTMHDDEEYLFRAIHAGASGYILKSAPHEELLAAIRSVAEGSAYLYPSATKRLMSEYLDKAKQENAGPYDTLSEREKEILSWIAKGYANKEIAEHLVISVKTVESHKSNLMEKLGLRTRPELVKFAMKKGLLNFE, from the coding sequence GTGATTCAATTATTAGTTGTCGACGATCATGTAGTTGTACGCTCCGGGCTGATTGCCCTGCTCGACGGAAAGAATGATATACATATTGTTGGAGACGCGGCCGATGGGGATGAAGCTATTGCCAAAGCACAAGAACTGAAGCCGGATGTGGTCTTAATGGATTTCAGCATGCCGCCAGGCAAAGACGGTCTGACCGCTACTGCTGAATTGAAGAAATTGATGCCGGATGTCTCCATTTTGATCCTGACCATGCATGACGATGAAGAATATCTGTTCCGCGCCATCCACGCGGGAGCATCCGGATATATTCTCAAGAGCGCACCGCATGAAGAATTGCTTGCCGCTATTCGTTCCGTAGCAGAAGGTAGCGCCTATCTATACCCGAGTGCGACCAAGCGGCTGATGAGTGAATACCTGGACAAAGCGAAGCAGGAGAACGCTGGACCGTATGACACGTTATCCGAACGAGAGAAAGAGATTTTGTCCTGGATTGCCAAGGGTTACGCCAACAAGGAAATCGCTGAACATCTGGTGATCAGTGTCAAAACGGTTGAATCCCACAAAAGCAATCTGATGGAGAAGCTCGGCCTTCGAACCAGACCGGAACTGGTGAAGTTTGCGATGAAAAAGGGGTTGCTGAACTTTGAGTAG
- a CDS encoding PAS domain-containing sensor histidine kinase, which yields MSSTRKNRLSGFADQPVRQLLEEIDSHITDTEFRSRLKGSLHQLSDLKFALDESSIVALTDRKGKIQYVNDKFCEISQYNREELIGQDHRIINSGYHGKNFMKNLWETISSGRVWNGEIRNRARDGSHYWVNTTIVPFLDNDGEPYQYLAVRSEVTKLKRVEAEIQTMMTQVMNIQEEERRRISRELHDGIGQSLFSLVIQMDRLLVDQPQSGVEALRKQVTGIMEDVRGMAWELRPSVLDDLGVVPAIRTYIENYTRHYGIEVELECNLRKRLEMNREIAMYRIIQEALTNVAKYADVSEAHVTVEDSEEATVVKIVDQGAGFNSTTAGNGVGLFSMEERARGAGGTLVVSSEPGEGTVVTFCLPKTFH from the coding sequence TTGAGTAGCACACGTAAAAACAGACTTAGCGGATTTGCCGACCAGCCTGTGCGTCAGTTATTAGAGGAAATCGACAGTCACATTACAGATACTGAATTTCGCAGCAGACTGAAAGGTTCCCTGCATCAGCTCAGTGATCTGAAGTTTGCCTTGGATGAGTCGTCCATTGTAGCCCTCACGGACCGCAAAGGAAAGATCCAGTATGTAAACGACAAGTTCTGCGAAATTTCACAATATAATCGGGAAGAATTGATCGGCCAGGATCATCGGATCATTAATTCGGGTTATCACGGCAAGAATTTTATGAAAAACCTGTGGGAAACCATCTCTTCCGGACGAGTGTGGAACGGAGAGATTCGTAACCGTGCCAGGGATGGCAGCCATTATTGGGTGAATACAACGATTGTGCCTTTTCTCGATAACGATGGTGAGCCCTATCAGTATTTGGCTGTTCGCAGTGAGGTAACCAAGTTGAAGCGGGTCGAAGCTGAGATACAGACGATGATGACCCAGGTCATGAACATTCAGGAAGAGGAGCGGCGTCGCATCTCGCGTGAGCTGCATGACGGCATTGGACAGAGTCTCTTCTCTCTTGTTATTCAGATGGATCGTCTGTTGGTGGACCAACCTCAATCTGGTGTGGAAGCACTGCGAAAACAAGTTACGGGCATTATGGAGGATGTACGCGGCATGGCATGGGAGCTGAGACCCTCCGTACTGGATGACCTTGGTGTCGTTCCGGCCATTCGCACGTATATCGAGAACTATACCCGGCACTACGGGATTGAAGTGGAGCTGGAATGTAATCTGCGAAAACGGCTGGAGATGAACCGAGAGATCGCCATGTACCGCATTATCCAGGAGGCGTTAACCAATGTAGCCAAGTACGCCGATGTGTCAGAAGCACATGTGACGGTGGAAGATTCGGAAGAGGCAACCGTTGTGAAGATCGTGGACCAAGGCGCAGGGTTCAACAGTACGACGGCTGGTAACGGTGTTGGTCTATTTAGCATGGAGGAGCGCGCTCGTGGAGCCGGAGGTACACTTGTAGTATCTTCGGAGCCTGGCGAAGGAACTGTAGTTACCTTTTGTCTACCCAAAACTTTTCATTAA
- a CDS encoding chromate transporter, whose protein sequence is MLQTWWELFWGFFVANILGYGGGPASIPLMQEEVVNHYKWMTTEQFGDVLAIGNALPGPIATKIAAFVGYQVAGWFGAFIASFATVVPSAVALILLLRLLNKHRTSPKVKGMTLLVQPVIAVLMILLTWEFGQVSTNSIGIWQTLIIAGISLWVMTKTKLHPAILIVIAFAYGALVLSHTM, encoded by the coding sequence ATGCTTCAGACATGGTGGGAATTGTTTTGGGGATTTTTTGTAGCCAATATCTTGGGATACGGGGGCGGCCCCGCCTCCATTCCGTTAATGCAGGAGGAAGTGGTCAACCACTACAAGTGGATGACCACCGAGCAATTCGGTGATGTACTCGCTATCGGCAATGCACTTCCCGGTCCAATCGCGACCAAAATTGCCGCATTTGTCGGTTATCAGGTAGCTGGCTGGTTTGGCGCATTCATCGCCAGTTTTGCCACAGTTGTACCTTCTGCTGTCGCGTTAATTCTGCTGCTTCGTTTACTGAACAAGCATCGCACTTCACCAAAGGTGAAAGGGATGACGTTGCTCGTACAACCGGTTATTGCTGTACTTATGATCTTACTTACATGGGAATTCGGTCAGGTATCCACCAATTCCATCGGCATTTGGCAGACATTGATCATTGCAGGGATCTCGCTTTGGGTCATGACCAAGACCAAGCTGCATCCAGCCATCCTCATCGTCATTGCTTTTGCATACGGTGCGCTGGTTCTGTCTCATACGATGTAA
- the cdaS gene encoding sporulation-specific diadenylate cyclase CdaS encodes MMNRQADCDSSTMRQKLKGDLHRVADRMNKTLSTFDHDSVCLLGQFAEIRAEIKQIEVLASSFYLDCYLSPFTEKFAELTASVQHLSDRRYGALIVIEREVPLEPIIHSGVAVDARVTHALLESLFIPGAPLHDGAVLIRGNQIVSAGNVLPLSQAIAHERKIGTRHRAALGLSELTDAVVLVVSEETGQASFAVGGDLHPINVVETLP; translated from the coding sequence ATGATGAATCGGCAAGCAGACTGCGACAGCTCGACCATGAGGCAGAAACTCAAAGGGGACCTCCATCGTGTGGCAGATCGAATGAACAAGACGTTATCCACCTTTGACCATGACAGTGTGTGTCTGCTGGGCCAATTTGCGGAGATTCGGGCCGAGATCAAGCAGATCGAGGTGCTGGCTTCTTCCTTTTATCTGGATTGTTATCTGTCTCCCTTCACGGAGAAATTTGCCGAACTGACTGCCAGTGTACAGCATTTGTCGGATCGCAGATATGGTGCGCTCATTGTAATTGAACGGGAAGTTCCGCTTGAACCAATTATCCACTCAGGGGTTGCAGTCGATGCCAGAGTCACGCATGCGTTGCTGGAATCGCTTTTTATACCGGGTGCACCTCTGCATGATGGGGCGGTGCTGATTCGGGGCAATCAGATTGTATCCGCGGGCAATGTATTGCCTTTGTCACAGGCCATTGCACATGAGCGGAAGATTGGCACACGGCATAGGGCTGCTCTCGGATTAAGTGAGCTGACGGATGCGGTTGTGCTGGTTGTCTCGGAAGAGACAGGTCAAGCTTCATTCGCCGTGGGAGGGGATCTGCATCCCATCAACGTGGTTGAAACCCTGCCATGA
- a CDS encoding esterase/lipase family protein has product MSKSIILRCVLTCLFFVSSLSLLSIPAGAEQSAATNGRNPIVLVHGIGGAGFNFASIERALINEGYSRSDLYAIDFLDKSGNNVTNSRQLSTYIDDVLRKTGASQVDIIAHSMGGANTLYYINNLGGGKNIGKVITLGSPNRLVARSAPNGIAYTSIYSTSDLIVNNTLSPLNGANNIRIFGVTHIGLLIDRGVQSHIMNALK; this is encoded by the coding sequence TTGAGTAAATCTATTATTCTACGTTGTGTCTTAACCTGTCTGTTCTTCGTTAGCTCGTTATCTTTGCTATCCATCCCTGCCGGTGCGGAGCAGTCAGCGGCGACCAATGGGCGCAATCCGATTGTGCTTGTACACGGTATTGGAGGCGCGGGATTTAACTTTGCCAGCATCGAAAGAGCACTAATAAACGAAGGTTATTCCCGAAGTGACCTGTACGCCATCGATTTCCTCGACAAGTCGGGAAACAATGTCACCAATTCACGTCAGTTATCCACCTATATTGATGATGTCCTGCGGAAGACCGGTGCCAGCCAGGTCGATATCATCGCCCATAGCATGGGCGGAGCCAACACCCTGTATTATATCAACAACCTCGGTGGTGGTAAAAATATAGGCAAAGTTATTACACTCGGCTCTCCCAACCGGCTTGTGGCCCGATCGGCACCAAACGGCATTGCATATACTTCCATCTACAGTACGTCGGACTTAATTGTAAACAATACGTTATCCCCACTGAACGGGGCGAACAATATTCGTATTTTCGGGGTGACCCATATCGGCCTGCTGATTGATCGTGGTGTTCAAAGTCACATCATGAACGCCTTGAAGTAA
- a CDS encoding GAF domain-containing protein — translation MHDELPSGIQEMIDGLRLSTSSDFCGLACLSGTMLRWKYTSGASNERVKRMEMRPGQDLVGTALRTGRTALSDAQSTGEHTPGRCPLMLAERLVCAIAVPVFQQGSVPGAVLLLGSRLPCTFSPEMVRQTEQVAIQLQPKVYG, via the coding sequence ATGCATGATGAACTGCCATCTGGCATTCAGGAGATGATCGACGGCCTGCGCCTGAGTACCTCCAGCGATTTTTGCGGACTGGCCTGTCTGTCCGGCACGATGCTGCGCTGGAAATATACATCCGGCGCCAGTAACGAACGTGTGAAACGCATGGAGATGCGTCCCGGACAAGATCTGGTTGGCACAGCGCTTCGAACTGGACGCACCGCTCTATCTGATGCACAATCCACCGGTGAGCATACACCCGGCCGTTGCCCGTTAATGCTTGCGGAGCGGTTGGTATGTGCCATAGCGGTGCCTGTGTTCCAGCAAGGAAGTGTTCCTGGCGCCGTGTTGCTCCTTGGCAGCAGATTACCCTGCACGTTCTCACCAGAGATGGTCCGTCAGACCGAGCAGGTCGCTATACAGCTGCAGCCAAAAGTGTACGGATAA
- a CDS encoding chromate transporter, with protein MSWKDYNGLVIGMVRTGILGYGGGPSVIPLIRYEAVTRYKWVSDDEFGEILAIANALPGPIATKMAAYLGYKTKGVLGAIVSVLAHILPTSIAIIALLGSMYALRESKIVAGMVAAVRPVIFVMLGMMAYEFAKKAWKGLGTTFAALFGVLTFVLLQLLDIHPGIVIAVFLGYGVFHLDVVQRFKSKRDSDKGVS; from the coding sequence ATGAGTTGGAAAGATTACAACGGTCTCGTCATTGGGATGGTACGAACCGGAATTTTGGGATATGGCGGCGGCCCCTCGGTTATTCCGCTGATCCGTTATGAAGCCGTTACCCGCTATAAGTGGGTGAGCGATGATGAGTTTGGCGAGATTTTGGCCATTGCCAACGCTCTGCCTGGTCCCATTGCTACCAAGATGGCCGCGTATCTCGGGTATAAAACGAAGGGCGTGCTGGGCGCTATTGTGTCGGTCCTGGCCCACATTTTGCCGACGAGCATCGCCATCATTGCGCTGCTTGGTTCCATGTACGCGCTGCGCGAATCGAAAATCGTAGCAGGCATGGTGGCAGCTGTTCGCCCGGTCATTTTTGTCATGCTCGGCATGATGGCATACGAATTCGCCAAGAAAGCATGGAAGGGACTCGGTACAACCTTTGCCGCCCTGTTCGGTGTCCTTACATTTGTACTGCTGCAGCTGCTGGATATTCACCCCGGTATTGTGATTGCCGTCTTCCTCGGATATGGCGTCTTCCATCTGGATGTGGTCCAGCGTTTCAAATCCAAACGCGATTCCGACAAGGGGGTATCCTAA
- a CDS encoding LysR family transcriptional regulator: protein MELSDIDIILAVARSGKISQAAKELNYAQSNVTTRIKKLEQEYQVQLFNRFPKGVVLTSKGEQFIQYATRIRDLLNDLEQDMTDPGEPSGTLKIGIVETAASSRFMEILNEYQVTYPEVSISLVNATSPKVLRKKIQEYEIDGAFISGACVKEGLKVEYEMQDTVHIISKRMDVPPESLCQVSWVVFPKGCPYREITEEYLQEEGLSARNMIEVSTMDNLLSCVESGIAFTIMPCSVIHKKPDEFSVFDLAERFTHTTTTFVRGEDRYVSSALDQFVKLLNQKCITF, encoded by the coding sequence ATGGAACTCTCGGATATCGATATTATTCTCGCGGTGGCAAGGTCCGGCAAAATCTCACAGGCCGCCAAAGAATTGAATTATGCACAATCCAACGTCACCACACGCATCAAAAAACTGGAACAGGAATATCAGGTTCAGTTGTTTAACCGTTTTCCCAAAGGGGTGGTGCTGACTTCCAAAGGAGAACAATTTATCCAGTATGCAACACGCATCCGTGACCTGTTAAACGATCTGGAGCAGGATATGACTGATCCCGGTGAGCCTTCAGGCACGTTAAAAATCGGGATTGTGGAGACGGCAGCATCCAGCCGGTTCATGGAGATTCTCAATGAATACCAAGTGACCTATCCCGAGGTCTCCATCTCGCTTGTGAATGCCACTTCACCCAAAGTGCTGCGCAAGAAAATACAGGAATACGAGATTGATGGTGCCTTTATTAGTGGTGCGTGTGTAAAAGAGGGTCTGAAAGTGGAATATGAAATGCAGGACACGGTGCATATCATCTCCAAAAGGATGGACGTTCCACCCGAAAGCCTGTGTCAGGTTTCGTGGGTCGTTTTCCCAAAAGGCTGCCCATACCGTGAAATTACGGAGGAATATTTGCAGGAAGAAGGTTTGTCTGCTCGCAATATGATTGAAGTCAGCACGATGGATAACCTGCTTAGCTGTGTGGAGTCGGGAATTGCTTTTACCATTATGCCTTGCAGCGTTATTCACAAGAAACCGGATGAGTTCTCTGTATTTGATCTGGCCGAACGATTCACACATACCACAACGACCTTTGTCCGGGGTGAGGATCGATACGTCAGCAGCGCGCTGGATCAATTTGTGAAGCTGCTGAATCAGAAGTGTATTACATTTTGA
- a CDS encoding Leu/Phe/Val dehydrogenase: protein MSWFDAMEHHDYEELVLCQDRASGLKAIIAIHDTTLGPALGGTRMWTYASEEAAIEDALRLARGMTYKHAVSGLNLGGGKAVIIGDPRRDKNEAMFRAFGRYIQGLNGRYVTAEDVGTTEEDMNLIYQETDYVTGISPSYGSSGNPSPATAWGVYRGIKAAAKQAFGTDLLEGKTVAVQGVGNVAMRLCKYLYEEGAQLIVTDIHKDSVKQAVDQFGAKAVDPTDITGVDCDIYAPCALGGTINDDTLKQLKAKVVAGCANNQLLEPRHGDKLHEMGIVYAPDYVINAGGVINIADELNGYNADRAWSKVGEIYNNLEKIFDTSRTEGIATYIAADRLAERRIELMKNTRSTFLQNGHHALSSRRLRG from the coding sequence ATGAGCTGGTTTGATGCAATGGAACATCACGATTATGAGGAACTGGTACTGTGCCAGGATAGAGCCTCTGGTTTAAAAGCAATTATTGCTATTCACGATACAACACTCGGTCCTGCGCTGGGAGGCACACGGATGTGGACCTATGCTTCGGAGGAAGCTGCCATTGAAGATGCCTTGCGCCTTGCGCGGGGAATGACATATAAACATGCTGTATCCGGACTGAATCTAGGCGGAGGTAAAGCCGTAATTATCGGGGATCCGCGCCGTGACAAAAATGAAGCGATGTTCCGGGCTTTTGGCCGATACATTCAGGGACTGAACGGACGTTATGTCACCGCAGAGGATGTGGGAACGACAGAAGAAGATATGAATCTGATCTATCAGGAAACTGACTATGTTACAGGCATATCACCAAGCTACGGTTCCTCCGGTAATCCTTCCCCGGCAACAGCCTGGGGTGTATATCGGGGCATAAAGGCCGCAGCGAAGCAAGCATTCGGCACGGATCTGCTGGAAGGCAAAACCGTGGCTGTACAAGGTGTGGGCAACGTGGCGATGCGTCTGTGCAAATATTTGTACGAAGAAGGTGCGCAGCTGATCGTTACCGATATCCATAAGGATTCCGTGAAGCAGGCTGTGGATCAATTCGGTGCAAAGGCGGTGGACCCTACCGACATTACTGGAGTGGATTGTGATATTTATGCTCCATGTGCATTGGGCGGTACCATTAATGATGATACGTTGAAACAGCTTAAGGCCAAGGTTGTGGCAGGCTGTGCCAACAACCAGCTGCTGGAGCCGCGTCATGGTGACAAGCTGCATGAAATGGGAATCGTATACGCACCAGACTACGTGATCAATGCAGGTGGCGTAATTAATATTGCGGATGAGCTGAACGGCTATAACGCAGATCGTGCGTGGAGCAAGGTTGGGGAGATCTACAATAATCTGGAGAAAATCTTCGACACGTCACGGACCGAAGGCATCGCAACGTATATTGCTGCGGATCGCCTGGCTGAACGCCGCATTGAACTGATGAAAAATACACGCAGCACGTTTCTGCAAAATGGTCATCACGCGCTGAGTTCCCGCAGACTGCGCGGGTAA
- a CDS encoding GNAT family N-acetyltransferase, whose protein sequence is MQLETERLIIRDILETDWESIHSYTSMTEVTQHTAWGPNTEEDTRDYVEFVLNSQQTQPREGFELAICLKKEGILIGGVGLHIEKTNAEIGYVLNPVYQGKGYAAEAARAMLGFGFNTLGVHRIYAKCRPNNKASEKVMQKIGMQREGLMREHWFYKGEYHDSCLYSILSKEYVSANVER, encoded by the coding sequence ATGCAATTGGAGACCGAACGACTCATCATCCGGGATATTCTGGAGACAGACTGGGAAAGTATACATAGCTACACATCCATGACAGAAGTTACTCAGCATACGGCATGGGGACCTAATACGGAAGAAGATACGCGAGATTATGTGGAATTTGTGCTAAATTCACAGCAAACACAACCACGAGAGGGTTTTGAACTGGCGATATGCTTGAAAAAGGAGGGCATTCTGATCGGCGGTGTTGGCCTTCACATCGAAAAGACGAACGCAGAAATCGGTTATGTGCTCAATCCCGTTTATCAGGGAAAAGGGTACGCTGCCGAAGCAGCCCGAGCGATGCTTGGCTTTGGCTTCAATACACTTGGCGTACACCGTATTTATGCGAAATGCCGCCCGAACAACAAGGCTTCTGAGAAGGTTATGCAGAAGATTGGTATGCAGCGTGAAGGTCTGATGCGAGAGCATTGGTTTTACAAAGGGGAATATCATGATTCGTGTCTATATTCGATTCTTTCAAAGGAGTATGTAAGCGCGAATGTTGAACGTTAA
- a CDS encoding Crp/Fnr family transcriptional regulator yields MGTVFTERTTQATQQEQTEASKMTRETGGILSFVTAEQWGLIEAKMQPKRVKSGYSLFLEGDEAGYLYYIRSGRVKLTKSTEDGKEIILSIQQTGDLIGEFGGIGGLTHSYSAEMAGKGELGIISLSDLESVLSKHGDLALKFLQWMALAQRITQSRFRDLLLYGKAGALASTLIRASNSYGRITPDGIVLDMKLNHTELSEMIGATRESVTRMLGAWKEQGTLDTMDGKLMIRDLAALRCMCGCPTFPSCPVELCRL; encoded by the coding sequence ATGGGTACGGTATTTACAGAAAGAACAACCCAGGCGACACAACAAGAACAGACAGAGGCGAGCAAGATGACACGGGAGACAGGTGGAATCCTTTCGTTCGTGACAGCTGAACAGTGGGGCTTGATCGAGGCGAAGATGCAGCCAAAACGGGTAAAGTCGGGGTACAGTCTCTTTCTGGAAGGCGATGAAGCCGGATACCTGTACTACATTCGCTCGGGAAGAGTGAAGCTGACCAAGTCGACTGAGGATGGGAAAGAAATCATTTTATCGATTCAGCAAACCGGGGATCTGATTGGAGAGTTTGGCGGTATAGGCGGATTGACTCACAGCTACAGTGCAGAGATGGCAGGCAAAGGGGAGCTGGGGATTATCTCGCTCAGCGACTTGGAAAGTGTGCTCAGCAAACATGGTGATCTTGCCTTGAAATTCCTGCAATGGATGGCCCTCGCCCAGCGTATCACCCAGTCGCGTTTCCGTGACCTCTTGCTCTATGGCAAGGCAGGTGCACTCGCATCGACGCTCATTCGTGCCAGCAACTCGTATGGCAGAATTACGCCGGATGGCATCGTGCTCGACATGAAGCTGAATCATACCGAATTATCGGAAATGATTGGTGCCACGCGGGAGAGTGTAACGCGTATGTTGGGAGCATGGAAGGAACAGGGGACGCTGGACACCATGGATGGAAAGCTGATGATTCGTGACCTGGCAGCCTTACGCTGTATGTGCGGATGTCCTACATTTCCAAGCTGCCCGGTAGAGCTGTGCCGATTGTAA
- a CDS encoding Lrp/AsnC family transcriptional regulator, whose translation MSEKRSSKGGEIPQMHNLDAIDRKIIAALHQNSRISYTDLGAQIGLSRVAVQARINALSEKGIIERFTVVINPGKVGLQVSAFFNVDVEPLFLDEVAAKLDEEPAVTSLYHMTGPSTLHMHGIFADMEEMEQFLLEKLYKMPGIVKVESQLLLKRYKSRMGMRL comes from the coding sequence ATGTCAGAGAAACGCTCCTCCAAAGGTGGAGAAATCCCGCAAATGCACAATCTGGATGCAATCGATCGTAAAATCATTGCCGCCCTTCACCAAAATAGCCGGATATCCTACACCGATCTGGGTGCACAGATCGGTTTGTCCCGTGTGGCCGTTCAGGCCCGCATTAATGCCTTATCCGAAAAGGGAATCATTGAACGCTTCACCGTGGTTATTAATCCGGGCAAAGTTGGACTCCAGGTCTCTGCCTTTTTCAATGTCGATGTAGAACCGCTATTCCTGGATGAAGTAGCCGCGAAACTGGACGAAGAACCCGCAGTAACCAGCCTCTATCATATGACAGGCCCGAGTACCCTGCACATGCATGGAATTTTTGCAGATATGGAAGAGATGGAGCAGTTCCTGCTGGAGAAGCTCTACAAGATGCCAGGCATCGTCAAGGTAGAATCACAGCTGTTGTTAAAACGATATAAAAGCCGAATGGGCATGAGACTCTAG